Below is a window of Myroides profundi DNA.
AGCCAATTCTTTAGTAGCGATTCCCATTACTTGTCCCATTGAAGACATACCACTGAAACCACCATTCGTAATTATCTCACCTATTATTTTTTGAACTTCTTCTTCTGATAATTGCTCTGGCAAGAATTGTTCTATGATTGCAGCTTGTGCTATTTCTGGCTCAGCTAAATCATTTCTACCTTGCTCTGAAAAAATATTAGCACTATCTTTTCTCTGCTTCACTAATTTTTGAAGGATTTTAATTTCTTCTTCCTCAGTAAGATCAGCTTGTGCTCCTGATTGAGTTTGAGCTAATAATAACTCTGACTTTACTGCTCTTAATGCTTCTAAAGCTACTGTATCCTTCGCTTTCATTGCAGTTTTTATAGCATCCATAATCTTTGATTGTAAACTCATATCAAATATTTTTATTTTTTGCAAATATATAAAAAAGCCCTTGTAACTAACAAAATCATATAGTTATAAGTTCACTAAATTCTTTATATTATACAATAATCAACATATTTATCCGAATAATGTACCTCTTTTCTGTTGGGAATCAGAATAAAAAGTTTTAAAAATTAACTTTTAAAAATCTTCATAATCATTATAAAATTTGATATTTGTCAAAACTCGTCTGAACTCAAGATAGAGACGGTCAACTAAAGCATCAAACCAAAACTAACAAACATAAGAAGCGATATAACGTAAACAAGCAATAAAACATTATAAACACCTATTACTACCTTACAAAATATGCTAACTTCTATCGAACTAAAATCTACCTATGGTATAGAGGTAGGTAGAGCTACTTACCTTACAGAAGACACTGTGCCGTTCGAACAACACAAAGATGTCTACCAACTACTCTGGTTACAAAAAGGAAAAGTAACTGTCACCCTCACTACGAACAAAAAAGAAATTAAAGAAGGAGACTGTCTATTCTTAGGAAAGAACGAGCTATTTCGCTTAACGGCTTCTGAGAGTTACACCTTATACTATGTTCAGTTTACAGATAATTTTTACTGTAGAACAGAACTTGACAGTCACTTTCTAAGCAAATGCTTCTTCTTTGATAATACGAATGCTATTAATTCGATCACGCTTAAGCCAGAGCATGAAGTTTTTGTACAGTGTTATTTCACCACCTTACTAAAACTGAAGTCAAAAGAATATAGTGAAGTACATTATATGTTAGCTCATAATATTATAGAGCGAGTTCTTCTCTACATTATGGCAGGACATATAGAGAAGTTTGTCAGCTTTAATAAAGAGAAACTTACTCCACTACAAATACAACATACTGTCAAATTTAATGAATTGATTAAACACAACATTAGAAAAGAAAGAAACGTTCATTTCTATGCAGAACAGATGAATATCTCTATTGCTAAGTTAACTGAAGTGTGTAAAGAAGTATTTGGGACTACACCTAAAAAAATTATAGCAAGTGCAGTGGTCAACGAAATAAAGCTATTATTAAAGCATACTCCAATGACCATTAAAGAAGTTGCTTTTGAGCTAAACTTTGAAGATGTAAGTAACTTCATCCGTTTCTTTATAAAAGCTACAGGATTAAGCCCTAAAGAATATAGAGAACTATTATAATATCGTTTATCCTATCTCCCCTTGTAATCATCATTTACAAGGGGATTTTTTATATCCATCACAGTCTATTCTCTCTCCGACCAAATAGTGCTAATAAAAAAAGATTTTGATACCATTTAAACTTAAAAACCTAAATAACAATAATCTACCACTATTTAAAATATCAATAACACACATAAACACATCTTAGGCTACATAAAACAAATTCACAATTCTTTAAAATCAAGGCTTTTATTAAGAATATTTTATCACATTATGTGATAAATGACAATTCTTTAAAGATAAATGACACTATTTGAGAATCAAAGCTGCTATACTTTTGCCAAACAAAATAACAAATCAAGTATTCCCACAATTAAAAAGAAATAAGCAAATGAAAACAACATTTAAATTAGTATTAGTAGCAGTTTTAGCTTTCGCAAGTACTTCAACTTTCGCACAAGACAAAAAAAGTACAGGAAGCACAAACTTAAACGTTAACTTATCAGACGTTTATGAATTGACTGTTAAGAATCCTAATGTAAATATCCAAATGAACACTGTAGAACAGTTTCAAAAAGGTAGTACTTCAGGTGAATTACAAAACCACTTAGAAGTAACAGCTACTCAAAAATATGAAGTAAAAGTGATCGCTAGCAGTGATTTAACGAATGATGGAGTTAGCATCCCTGTAAACACAGTAGAAGTAAGAGTAAAAGGTAACAATAACTTAGCAGAAGGTGCTGCACCAGCTAACTTTAATGCTACTCATAACATCACTCCATTAGCTACTACAGAGAGCAGCTCTTTAATCACTACATCTGCAGGAAGTGCTAAGATGGGATATGCTATCGAATACGCTATACCAGCAAGCCAAACTTCTGCTTATACAGACAAAAAAGCAGGTACATACAGCACTACAGTTACTTATAACTTATATGCTCTATAATAAGATATAGCCTTATACAATATAAATCTACTGTAGTGATATCATTCACTTCAGTAGATTTTTTTTTTGGACTAAAAAGCGAATTAATACCCTCTGCTTCTATTCCAATTATTTGTTACCCAAAACAGCTAAAAACATTGACGATTATTGACTTTGTACGCTTTTTTTTACTAAATTTAGAATATCTAAAACAGATGATATGAGACAATTATTCTTTACCTTCTTTTTGATCTTAGTCAGTGTGGTAATGCATGCTCAGAATACTGCGCAAACTAACCTTATCGTGACTCTAAAACCAATACAGTCTATAAAGATTAATGATCAACAATCTAATATCAATCTGTCTTTCGAAACAGTAGAAGATTATACTAAAGGAAAGATCAGCGACCAAGCAGATCATATAGAAGTAATGAGCAGTGGTACTTATGAAGTAAGGGTGGCTGCTAGCTCTCCGCTGACTAGTAATAATGAACAAATAAGTTTAGAAAACATTAGTCTAAACCCTACATTAGGGACTATCGGTGATTTTAGAGAAAATATAACCATGATACCTGTATCACTATCTATGAAAGAACACAATATGATTAGTTCTAATCTAGGTGATGTGAAAAGAACATTCAATGTATCTTATAAAATGGATGCATCCGAAGAATTATTAAATAAACCAGTAGGTACTTATAGTACTGTAATTACTTACACTATCTTATCATTGTAATAGTACACGTGTTTAAAAAATCATTATTCATCACGCTCCTCTTCTGTGTCACCAGCATCGCTATGGCTCAGATAGGATCTACAAGGGCTAGGATAGTATTAAACTTTAAGGAACAACAATCCTTGGTTATCTCACATTCTACTGTAGATTTAAACTTAAATAGAGGAGAAGTATATACTCAAGGGGCAGAAACAGGTATTCTGAAAAATCATGTGATCATAAAGTGTTCTACTCCATACGAATTGTCTGTACGCACCATAAATCCATATTTTCAATATGAGTCAACATTGTCATCACTGCCTGTGTCTATCATTCATATCAAGCCAAGTGTAGCAACATCTACCCTATTAAGCTTCCCGTTGAGATTAAGTACAATCAACTTATCTGATAAGCCTCAGATAATCTTACAATCTGAGAACAGAAGTAACAGTCAACAAATAGATGTCAATTACACGATTCCGAAACAAAACATTGTAAGTATATTAAATAAAAAAGCAGGAACATATAAAACAGAGATTATATACACGCTACTGCCTCACTAAAATTAAAGCACCACATCATAATGAAAAAACTAATACTACTATTCCTTTTACTAAGCTCTCTTCCAATATTCGCACAAGCAGGACTATCTATCTCTCCTGGTAAGATGTACTTTAGAAATGCTGCTGGAACTATAGCTACTCAAAAAGTTCGTATTGCCAATCCAAATGACAAAGCTGTCGAAGTGGGAGTCTCTATCGGAGATTGGAATTATGATGAGAAAGGTAGTAATAACGTAGTAGAAGCAAATACATTAGAAACTTCGGCTTCTCAATGGATTCAAGTATTACCTAATTCTTATTTTGTAATTGAACCAAATGAAGTAAAAGAAGTAGAGATTATACTTAATGTTCCTCAAGACCTACCTACTAATATACCTGTACATACAGCGATGGTGTTCTTCACTCAGTTAAACCCTGGGAATGCAGTGGATGAAAATGGTGCTGCTATCAAAGTGACAGTGCGTATGGGACTAAAAGTATATCATGCAAATCAAAATAATACAGAGTCTGTAGAAATAGTAGATATCAAACCTGCCAAGACTGCTGAGGGGGAAAAAGCGATAGAAGTTAACTTTCAGAACGATGGGAAACTATGGAGTGACGGAAAGATGACAGCGAGTATCTTCAATCAACAAACAGGAGAGAAAACAACATTAAATACACTAGATTTTTACAGTCTACCTACTGACGTAAGAAAACATATTATACCACTACCGAATCAACTAAAATCAGGCACTTATACCTTTATTATCCAACTAACTTATGGCAAGGATAATATTGTAAAAGTGGCAGAACTAGACTTCACGCTATGAACCTAAAGTTAAATATATACATCAGCCTATTTTTATTACTACTGAGCAATACGGTATTAGCACAGTATGACTTAAATATTTATGGAGGCGGACAGTCTGTATTAAATTCATATAATGATCTAAAAGTAGGGAAGACAGAAGATAAACAGATCTCTGTACAGTTTCGCAGATTCTACGGAACGCCTTCTCCTACCAAATGGAAGTTAACAGTAAGACTACTCGATGATTACTATGCAGGTAACTATATGGTACCTGCTGAGATGTCAACATTAAGTACGAATAAACAAGGGGGTAATTTTAATCAACTTGCCTTCAGTGTCGTGGGAAGAGATTTACCTCTAAGCAAATATCAAGAAAATACGATCATAGAGAGCACAACACCTCTACCAGAAGGTAACTACTATACCTTAAACTTTGACTTGACTATTCGAGGAGGGGTACATTTACTGACTATCCCTAACAATACTTATATGAGTACATACGAGTTCTCTTTATATGATACTTCGTCAGGTAGAGATCAATTACTTCTGCGTAAAACATCTGGTACTGGTAATGCAAGATTTCAGATTAACTATGTAGGAAATCATGGTGATCAAATAGCAGAGTTGCGAAATGGTGCTAGTGAATTTGTCTTTAACTTTGATTCACCAGATGATATTGTAAAAGGAAAGACAATCACGATTAACAATGCTCTTTACATCAAGAGCTATCAAGGTCATCAAGTACTCGTAAAGACGGCAGACAATATGATGTATAATAATACGATGACTAATAGCTTACCTGTTTCTATACTAAAACTAAAGGCGACTTTAAATAACATTGAAGGAGGTAGTCCTTCAGATGCTAGAGATGTAAAGGTATTCGGTCCATTATCACTATCTGCTAATGAACAGCCTCTTGCCTCCTTCTCTAGATGGAGTCAATCGATGTCTTATAACCTTGAACTGAGTATTCCTCCTAATCAGAAGGAATTACAACAAGCCAGTGGTAGATACGAAACTTATTTATACTTTGTAATTGTCCCTAATTAATGCTTAAACAGCTTTATACATTACTGTTTATCTGTTTGTTTTTTCTTTCTAACGCACAACAAACACCTATACACTTAAAGTTTACGGATATAGAAACTCCTGCGGATGAATATGGTAATATCTCATCAGCCATAGAAGTATCTAATGTCAGTAATACACAATGGTCTGGGAATATAAAGATAGAAGGTAATTCTACTAACTTACGTATATCTAGTAACGCTAATAAATTCATTCAGATCCATCCTGGACAGAGAGTCTATGTCCCTATCATAGCGAATATAGACCAGTCTGCTAGTAGTGAGATAGATTTGTTCATAAGAGCTAGTCTAAGCAACAATTTAAATCAAATCATACAAGTAGCTGAACAAAAGATTTTAATACAAAGGAACAGACGTATCTTACTTCAAAATCAGAACAATCATTTACAGTTCCAAAAAATAGGAGATACTATTCACTTAAAAGCTTTAATTCAAAATAGAGGTAATACATCAGAAAAGCTTCATTATATCATAACCTTTCCCAATCAGGTCAATAAACAACGTACTCATACTTCTCATATCACATTAGCTCCACAGCGAGATACACTTATTACTATCAACCAAATCATCTCGAAAGAAGCTGTTAAACTAGAGGATTTTGATATCACTGCTACACTACTATATGAAAATGGAGATTTTATATCACGTACTAACTATAGTGTCAGTTCTTTAAAATCTAAACGACGATATAAAATAGATAATTCGAATACAGATCCTTATTACCAGAGAAACACGATAGAACTCAACCGTGTTAGTGGTAATAATGTAATGAACTCATTTCAGCTGATAGGTTCTACAGAAGTTCACTTAAGCGAAAAGACTAAAGTAGGACTAACTGGAGATCTAATCTATTGGGACAAGGAGAACAAATATAATCTACGTCACTTCCTAGCTGACATCAAGACCGAAAAAGTACAGGTCCTAGCTGGTAATATTTACCAAACAGGGGAATTCTCATTACAAGGACGAGGAATACAAACTAATATTAATATAAAAGACTCCATCTCTATACAAGGTGGATACTTAGATAAAACCTATTTAATCACAGATGCAAGTGATCGCTCTATTGGCTACAATACATGGATTGGGTTTACTTCACTTAAACATAAATGGAGACAATCACAGCTGTACTATGACCTAAACCATCGTTATGATGAGAAAAAGACACTGTGGTATAATACATTTAGCCTATGGAATACGCCTACATTTAATTTAGAAATGATGGAAGGTGTCTCTAATATAGATAGCAAGGAGAATAATCAATTAGGAGCCTTTATAGGGATAAATGCTTATGCAAGGTGGGATAAGTATCAATTCCAAACTAATAGCTTCTACAGTAGCCCTTATTATGCAGGTATTAGACAAGGTGCTTCTCAGGTGTCTAGTAGTATCAGAAGAAACTTTGATAAGCATAGTTTTGGCTTGACACAAAGTTTTGTCCACTATGCTCCTAAATACAGTTATACAGACTATAATAACTCAAAACAACAATCTAATACCATAGGACTAAACTATTCCTATAGAATGCAGACCAATATGCTTCTGCTTAGTCCACGTTATGTAAATGAACAACGATTCAATTACAAAACTCAATTAATGGATGACTTAGATGCATTGAGATTAAGTACTTCATTCAATCACAATAGTTTCACTAATGGCTTAGGATATAATGTATCACTTGACTTAGGGAACTATCTCTCTAAAGTAAGTCTAACTGATAAACTACACTACCGCTTAAATGCCGGAGTCAACTATAAAAGTGTTGATTTTGGCGTAAGTTATCAGTACAATTATAGCAATCTAAGTGAAGTCATCAACTCGAGTTACTTAGGTTTTATAGATACAAGTACCTATACTAATCTAATGATTATGGGAAACTATAGACAACGTTTTTTCAATAATCATGTAGGAGTGGTACTTAACGCTTATTATACGAAGACATCGACAACAGATGACTTATGGCAATTAAACAGTCGCTTAGAATATAAGTTGACAAAGGACTTTGATATCTATGTTAGTAGTTATAACAACTATGGAGGCTTTTCTAAGAACAATAAAACAAATTATGTACAAATAGGGGTAGTCAAACAATTAATGCCTTATAAGCCTTATGAGAAAGCGTATACTCTAAAGATAATCGTTTACTACCAAGATGAAGCAAATAATAATTATCCAGCATCTAATAGAATAGTCTATATCAACAATAAATCATTTATCACGAATAAAGAAGGAGCAATAGAATATAAAAAGTTACCTCTTGATAGCTATACCATACAAGTCAAAAATGATCAGGAATGGTTTGCTAATACAGATAAGATTGTATTAAAATCAGATACCACACATAGCATTCACTTAAGACAGACAACTACGTTATCTGGTAGTATTAATTATGAATTCTCTGAGAACTCACATCTTATCAATAGGAATCTCTCTGGACAACGTATCGTAGCTCAAAGTCATACTGGAGAAAGCTACACTACCTATACGTCAGATAGTGGTAACTACATTCTATACATCCCTAAGGGCGACTATATACTAACACTATACCCAGAGAATAGTGCTTATGTAGATGTTATAAAAAATGCTATCAAAGTAAGCACGCATATTAATCAACCGCAGATAAATAATTTCACTATTAAAATCAAGGATAAAGAAGTACAAACTAAAAAGTTTAACTCTATCCAGTTCTAGCATCAAAATAAGGCAAAAAATAAAAGGACTATCTTTCGATAGTCCTTTTAAATAATATACTTATAATTAATCTACATTATCGTGTAAATATGAGTTGTTAGATCTTAACTGCCCATCGTTATTACTATCTAATCCGAAAGTAATACGTGACTTATTAGTTGTCTCGTCTGACTCGTGTAAGTCTACTCCACTTCTTTTATAAGCTGGCTCACGCTCTAACTCTGTTAACTGACTGTTCGTATTATTAAACTTGTAGTTAAACTCTTTCATCTTTTTTCTGCGTTCAGCAGCACGACTCTTAAGTGTAAACTCCTCGATACTCATTTCTATAGGGTTTACTTCATCTAGTTCCTCTTCTACTACTGCATTAGATGCTTCTACTACAGCTGGAGTTGGTTCCTCTGATTTAATAGAAAATCTAAATTCATCTTCTATTGCATCTTGATGTTTATTAATCGGTTTTGCTGATGCTAACTCACTTTCTTTATCTGTATAATCTTCTAAAGAGAACATGATAATTTCTTCTTTAGGAGCAGCCATATTTTGAACTGATTTAGCTTCATTACCATAAGCAATATTGCTTTTTGCTTCTACCACATCATCCTCTAAATGATACACAAC
It encodes the following:
- a CDS encoding GatB/YqeY domain-containing protein yields the protein MSLQSKIMDAIKTAMKAKDTVALEALRAVKSELLLAQTQSGAQADLTEEEEIKILQKLVKQRKDSANIFSEQGRNDLAEPEIAQAAIIEQFLPEQLSEEEVQKIIGEIITNGGFSGMSSMGQVMGIATKELAGKADGKTISSAVKSLLSK
- a CDS encoding helix-turn-helix domain-containing protein; the encoded protein is MLTSIELKSTYGIEVGRATYLTEDTVPFEQHKDVYQLLWLQKGKVTVTLTTNKKEIKEGDCLFLGKNELFRLTASESYTLYYVQFTDNFYCRTELDSHFLSKCFFFDNTNAINSITLKPEHEVFVQCYFTTLLKLKSKEYSEVHYMLAHNIIERVLLYIMAGHIEKFVSFNKEKLTPLQIQHTVKFNELIKHNIRKERNVHFYAEQMNISIAKLTEVCKEVFGTTPKKIIASAVVNEIKLLLKHTPMTIKEVAFELNFEDVSNFIRFFIKATGLSPKEYRELL